The following proteins are encoded in a genomic region of Xenopus laevis strain J_2021 chromosome 3L, Xenopus_laevis_v10.1, whole genome shotgun sequence:
- the n4bp3.L gene encoding NEDD4-binding protein 3-A — protein MAAAQTFNSNCDPGNFHKLQSFPSESVTYTCKMGSVSSLIDKQDFPHDGFNLDFKPFPEPNCKRGLHQKELLSYLNITKKEVKSNKKFHSGLGFRREHSVEGGENDYPVFYHKDHRGTEFSKSSLPERGHLDKSRFGPSALRSNVKAFMSIQSLYQSGNKLSKSNGSLNTMSCVSSPPCRGPLQPSNSHSNNQSESGNDEEDDSLSDSRQNSINSLNSYSPGFSVARGQISASLGHINHIGGSLDQASRGTRDTMAGEKGTLSCRSMATLSRLQCSGEPPPPYEYSQSVEDVARQLEERLHEKGMEARQLRRNASDNDDPFTKVFEDKRRLWMEELDELKQMYMSKLQQISQQALRSQRALQLQLYKVQQEKKRLQEELNSLRGESEELRQKQSQSDNSGPKLEDSKWEISQKAGEISLLKQQLRDSQAEINQKLGEVVSLKSQLREAKVLVKEKEKESAELSTRLQALENAKSQAPVDLPRDNSDTIDLERLRAELMLERRQNEAQMLTFETERKVWKEEKDKVLRYQKEIQSSYREMYHRNQVLERQVLELRQGVGQSPSSPAIWMDTVET, from the exons ATGGCAGCTGCTCAGACCTTCAATTCGAACTGTGACCCTGGAAATTTCCATAAACTTCAGTCTTTCCCGTCTGAGTCTGTGACGTACACTTGTAAAATGGGAAGTGTAAGCAGCCTGATTGACAAGCAGGACTTTCCACATGACGGATTTAACTTGGACTTTAAGCCATTTCCTGAACCCAATTGCAAGAGGGGACTGCACCAGAAGGAGTTGCTGAGCTACTTGAACATCACAAAGAAAGAAGTTAAAAGTAACAAAAAGTTCCACTCTGGCCTGGGATTCAGAAGAGAACACAGTGTGGAAGGAGGGGAGAATGACTACCCTGTATTCTACCACAAAGATCACCGGGGGACAGAGTTTAGCAAGTCGTCCCTCCCGGAGAGAGGGCACTTGGATAAG TCTCGCTTTGGACCTTCTGCCTTGAGGTCAAACGTAAAGGCCTTCATGTCTATTCAGAGCTTGTATCAGTCTGGCAACAAACTATCCAAAAGCAATGGCAGCCTGAACACAATGAGTTGCGTGAGCAGTCCACCTTGCCGTGGTCCCTTACAGCCAAGCAATAGTCATTCGAATAATCAGAGTGAAAGTGGAAATGATGAAGAGGACGACAGTCTGTCTGATTCAAGACAAAACTCCATCAATAGTTTAAACTCTTACAGCCCTGGCTTTAGTGTAGCAAGGGGCCAAATAAGTGCTTCCTTGGGGCACATAAATCACATTGGAGGATCGCTGGACCAGGCTTCACGAGGGACACGAGACACCATGGCTGGTGAGAAAGGAACTCTCTCGTGCAGGAGCATGGCCACTCTGAGCCGTCTGCAGTGTTCAGGCGAGCCACCACCACCATATGAGTACTCTCAGTCAGTGGAAGATGTAGCACGCCAGCTGGAGGAGAGGCTTCATGAGAAAGGGATGGAAGCGCGGCAGCTGAGAAGGAACGCAAGCGACAATGATGATCCTTTCACTAAG GTGTTTGAAGACAAGCGTCGACTTTGGATGGAGGAGCTGGATGAGCTGAAACAGATGTACATGTCTAAGCTGCAGCAGATTTCCCAGCAGGCTCTACGCAGCCAAAGAGCCCTACAGTTGCAGTTATACAAAGTGCAGCAGGAGAAGAAGCGTCTTCAGGAGGAGCTCAACTCCCTACGAGGCGAGAGTGAGGAGTTGAGACAAAAACAATCCCAGTCAGATAATTCTGGCCCAAAATTAGAGGACTCAAAGTGGGAG ATCTCTCAGAAAGCTGGTGAGATTTCTCTTCTTAAGCAACAGCTGAGAGACTCGCAAGCAGAGATCAATCAAAAGCTTGGGGAAGTGGTCAGTTTGAAATCACAGCTTCGGGAGGCAAAAGTCCTAgtgaaggaaaaagagaaagaatcTGCAGAACTATCGACTCGCCTCCAGGCTTTAGAGAATGCCAAAAGCCAAGCACCGGTGGATTTGCCAAGAGATAATTCAGACACTATAGACCTAGAACGCCTACGGGCAGAGCTAATGCTTGAAAGGCGTCAGAATGAAGCCCAGATGTTGACCTTTGAGACTGAGCGAAAAGTCTGGAAGGAGGAAAAGGATAAAGTGCTGAGGTACCAGAAAGAGATACAGTCTAGTTACCGAGAGATGTATCATCGCAATCAGGTTCTTGAGAGGCAAGTCCTAGAACTAAGGCAGGGTGTGGGACAGTCTCCGAGCTCCCCTGCCATCTGGATGGATACAGTGGAAACCTGA